A window of Marinilabiliales bacterium genomic DNA:
ATTCGCCGAAACACGTTACCCTACTCCAAATGTCAGGCAACTGGCTGAGGAGGGCCGAACCTTCCATAATTTCTATGTACCCCAGGCCGTTTGTTCTGCCTCCAGGGCTGCACTTCTCACGGGTTGCTACCCAGAAAGAGTTGGGCTGTTCGGGGCCCATGCACCGCGGCAGCGGGGACTGGATCCGGAGTTTGCTACAATCGGAGAACTTCTCCAGCAGATTGGGTATAAGACAGGTTTTTTCGGTAAATGGCATATAGGAGACCAGCCGGATACCAGGCCTCCTGCAAGAGGTTTTGACGAGTCAGCCGGGATCATGTATTCAAACGATATGTGGGCAGGGCATCCGGAAAGACCGGAGTTTTGGGGTCAATGGCCACTACAGTACTGGGAAAACGGAGAAATAACAATCGATTCGGTCACTGCTGCCCACCAGGAGTGGTTTACCACCTGGTTTACCGAAAAATCGGTCGATTTTATAAACCGTAACAGCGAATCCCCGTTCTTCCTTTATGTCCCCCACCCTCAGCCCCACGTGCCACTTTTCGTAAGCGACAAGTTTGCAGGTAAGTCCGGTACCGGACTTTACGGTGATGTTATCATGGAGCTGGACTGGTCGGTTGGCGAGATCATGAAAGCCTTGAAAGAAAACGGCATCGAAGAGAATACAATGGTGATCTTCACGTCAGACAACGGACCCTGGCTTGCATATGGAAATCATGCAGGACAAACTCCGTATCGCGGAGAGAAAGGCACATCATTCGACGGGGGCATACGCTCGCCACTAATAATCAAATACCCCCGGCAAATTGAACCGGGAGATATTTCCCACCAAACGTTTATGTCAATAGATTTTCTCCCTGTAATATCATATCTTACAGGAGCGCCGTTGCCGGATCACGAAATAGACGGTAAGAACGTATGGGATATAATTTCCGGAAAAGAGGGTGCGGTAAACCCACACGATTATTATGGTTTCACCATGATCAACAATTTTGAGGGAGTGCTCAGCTCTGACGGGAAGTGGAAGCTTCACCTCCCCCATGATTACAGGTATCCTCTCAGGGGCGGCATTGACGGCCAGGCAGGCACTTACATCCAGAAGAGGATCGACACGGCTCTATTCGATATGGTTCATGACCCTTATGAAAAGATCAACGTGATTACTGAATATCCCGAAATCGCAGAACAACTGTTGAACTACGCCAATTATCACAGGAAAAAGTTCTTCGAATAAATTGAGTAAATTTGCCAGTCAATACATGATGAAGACTGCACAAACTACATTATCTGTTATCCTGCTACTGGCGATAGTTGCTGGTTGCGGGCCTGCCCGCCGGATAACCGCCCTGCATGAAGAGGTTGAAGCAGAATACAACGCCGGTAATTACCGTATTGCCCTTGAACTTTACGAGGAGATCATTGAGCTTGAAAAGAGCCGCAACCGCGAGGCAGACGGTGAGACCTGGTACAGGGCGGGGATTTCTGCCTGGGAGACCGGACACCGCAACAAAGCGATAGAATACCTGGTTCAGGCCGGCCGGAAAGATACCTCGGGTGAGAGAGGTTATTATATACTTGCAACTGCATACCGGGAAATTGACAATCTTTCTCTCGAGATAACAAATCTCGAAAACTATATTGACAATTACCCTGGTGGCGATAAGGCAGATGAGATGAGGATAAGGCTTTTTGATACATACCTGGAAAGCAATAACACCGACAGGGCGCTGGAGCTTTGGGAGGACCTGGAAGAACTGGCGCCCGGCAATGCCGGTCTTCTGGAAAGCTGGTATGAGCTTAACAGGCATCTTGGCAGGGATGGTAAACTGAAAGATATTGCACGCGACCTTTACAATGCCGACAACACCAACTTAACAGCACTGGAGTACCTGGGCGACCACTACTTCTGGCTGGCTGAAAACCGCTACCAGGAGGAGTTTACTGCTTATGAACAGAACCAGACAAGGGCACAATACAGGCAGCTTCTGAATGCCCTTGAAACAATTAACGAAAACTTCAGGATTTCGAGGAGATATTTCGAGAAGCTCTGGGAGATCGATCCAAGACCCTCTTATGCAGAGTATCTCAGGAATATATACTTAAGGTTCGGGAACGAAGAGCGTGCAGAATACTACCACCGGCGGTCACTCGAACCATAATGCCGGGATCATACTG
This region includes:
- a CDS encoding arylsulfatase; the encoded protein is MQISRSLTRTIPLLALAPGFAACTQAEPEKEEQPNIVIIFLDDAGWADFQPFAETRYPTPNVRQLAEEGRTFHNFYVPQAVCSASRAALLTGCYPERVGLFGAHAPRQRGLDPEFATIGELLQQIGYKTGFFGKWHIGDQPDTRPPARGFDESAGIMYSNDMWAGHPERPEFWGQWPLQYWENGEITIDSVTAAHQEWFTTWFTEKSVDFINRNSESPFFLYVPHPQPHVPLFVSDKFAGKSGTGLYGDVIMELDWSVGEIMKALKENGIEENTMVIFTSDNGPWLAYGNHAGQTPYRGEKGTSFDGGIRSPLIIKYPRQIEPGDISHQTFMSIDFLPVISYLTGAPLPDHEIDGKNVWDIISGKEGAVNPHDYYGFTMINNFEGVLSSDGKWKLHLPHDYRYPLRGGIDGQAGTYIQKRIDTALFDMVHDPYEKINVITEYPEIAEQLLNYANYHRKKFFE